CAGTTTATCTGGATCAGTTTAATGGTATCTATAGGGGCGATCGCCTCTTTTTTGGTACTTTGATAGGGAAAGGCAAAAGGCAATAGGCAATGGGCAATAGGCAATAGGCAACAGGCAATAGGCAATGGGCAATATATAAGAGATAATAAAACAATTATCCATTATCCATTCTCAATTATCAATTAATACCGTGGCTGTCAGACTAGAAAAAGTAACTAAAATATATAACAAAATCCCTGTGGTCAATGAATTATCCTTTGAAATCAAATCAGGGGAAATCTTTGGTTTATTAGGGCCCAATGGTGCGGGAAAATCCACCACCATCAAAATGTTAATTACCCTTGCCCGTCCGAGTCGGGGTAAAATTGAGGTGGCAGGATATGATGTGGTTCATTCCCCGGAGGCGGTAAAACGTAATATTGGGGTGGTTTTGCAACAAACAAGCGTGGATGGGGAGTTGACGGTATGGGAAAACCTCGAATTTCATGGCAGAATGCACCATATCCCTAATCCTCAAAGGCAGGAATTAATTGATCGTTGGTTGGAATATGTGGAACTGGGCGATCGCCGTTCGGACTTAGTCAAAACCCTCTCGGGGGGTATGAAAAGGCGTTTACAGATAGCTAGGGCTTTGTTACACAATCCCCAAGTCTTATTTTTGGACGAACCCACCGTAGGATTAGATCCCCAAACCCGTCGCCGTTTGTGGGAAATTATCAAGGATTTGAACCGTCAGGGTATGACAATTTTAATCACTACCCACTATATGGAAGAGGTAGAGTTTTTATGCGAAAGGGTGGGCATTATCGACGCAGGACAATTAATCGAACTGGGTACGGTGGAGGAGTTTAAACAAAAGTATGGGGAAGGTATCATGGTAACTCAAAAGGGCGATCGCATCGACTACCAATTTTTCCCCACCACCCAAGAAGCCAACGAATATGTTAATAATATTGAAGACAGAACGGGGATCATGATTCGCCCCTCTAATTTGGAGGACATTTTTGTCAAACTAACAGGAAAGCAACTGTAGTTAATTGATAATTAATAATTGATAATTGATAATTACTCTTGTTTTTTTATTTCCTGAATAAACTAACTAATATGTTGGTATTTAAACCTGAAATATGAAGTCTAAAAGCAATAACTATTCCCCATTCCCTGTTCCCTGCCCTGATGACTCTCATTTTTCAGCATTTCATAATTTCTAGTCATGAAAAAAAGCAAAAAACTAATCATTCCTATTTCTACCATCCTACTGTTTCTGGTGGGCGTAATTGGTGCTACCATTTTAACTCCACAATTGGGCAACCTTTGGGAAAATGTCATCGTACCAAGACTTGAAGAAAGACCAGAATATCGTCTTGATGCCCCCTCGGCGGTACTAGAGTTGGCAGATGTTAGTCCTGCCGATAGGAGAGAAAGGTTAGAACAACTTGCCAATGAATCCGATGCCTCCCTCGATAGGGCAAGGGCAAGATATTTACTCGCCAATGACTTGATTAGGGAAGATTTTGAAGGGGGAGAGGCTTGGAATTATTTACAAAACCTAGAGCGACAATATCCCATCCTTGCTCCCTACATTGTCTTGAGGCAGGGTAGAGCTTTAGAATTAACCAATGATAATCTGAGGGCGCAGCAACAATGGGAAAGATTGATTAATGATTATCCCGACTCCCCGGTCATTGTAGAGGCTTATTATCGTCTTGGGCAACAGGAGCCAGAATATTGGCAAAGGGCGATCGCCGAATTTCCCCAACATCCCCGCACCAAGGAAATCATTTACGAATTACTCGCCCAAAATCCAAACCAAAAGGAATTATTACTTATCATTACCGAAAACGATTTGAGCGCCCGTAGTGATAGTTTTCGGGATAAATTAGTTAGTGATTATCAAGAAGAATTAGAACCTAGTCAATGGCAGATGATTGGGGATACCTACTGGGCAAGGGGGCAATATAGAAAAGGGGCAGAAGCCTACGAAAATGCACCTTCAAGCCCTGAAAATCTTTATCGTATTGCGAGGGGTTTTCAAGTGGCAGAACAAGAAACCCTCGCCATGGAAGCCTATCAAAGATTAATAGAGGAATATCCCAATGAATCACAAACGGGGTTGGGGTTGCGTCGTCTTGCTACCCTTGTCTCCACAGATCAAGCCCTTGAATATTTGGATCGGGTGGCAGAAAATTTCCCCAACGAAGCCCCTCAAGCCCTCAGCCAAAAGATCAGCCTCCTAAGTAGTGAAAATAGGGCAGATGAGGCAAATATGGTCAGAAATCAGGTAATCAGCCGTTTTCCTGAATCTGATCAGGCGGCGGATTTTCGTTGGCAAATAGCCCAAGATTTTGCTCAGGGTAATGATTTAGTGTCCGCTTGGCAGTGGGCACAGGAAATTGGTATTAACAATCCCGAGGCTGGTATTACTCCCCGTGCTTCTTTTTGGGTGGGTAAATGGGCGCAAAGATTAGGACAAAACGAAGAAGCTCAAAGGGCATTTGAGTTTGTCTTAGAAAGTTATCCTAATTCTTATTATGCTTGGCGTTCGGCTTTTAATTTGGGTCGGAGTGTGGGGGATTTTACCGATATTCGAGATTTGACTTTTGAGGTGGAAACCCCTGCCATGCGTTTTATTCCTCCCGGAGGTTCTACTATGTTTAAGGAGTTATATCTTTTGGGAGAGGATCAAGATGCGATCGCCCTTTTTGAAGCCCAACTATCAGATCCCGAAAATCCAAGCGTTACGGAACAATTTACCCAAGGGGTACTCAGGCAGTTGGATGGGGAATATTTACAAAGTATCAGTTTAATTTGGAGTCTTAGCACTAGGGAAAATCCTGAAGAATTACGCCAATGGCGCATTTTACGCCGTAGTCCTGAATATTGGTATGCCCTCTTTCCCATGCCCTACAAAGATTTAATTGTCAAATGGTCATCAGAAAGAAATCTTAACCCCTTCCTCGTCACCGCTCTAATACGTCAGGAATCAAGGTTTCAGCCCCTTATTCAATCCCCTGTAGGCGCCACGGGATTGATGCAGGTAATGCCCGAAACAGGGGAATGGATTGCCCCCCAAATCGGTTTGGAGGAATATTCCCTGACCGACATTGATGATAATATCAACCTTGGTACTTGGTACCTTGATTATACTCATCGTAACTATGACAATAACTCTCTCTTGGCGATCGCCAGTTACAATGCAGGCCCTAGTAATGTAGATAGTTGGATTCAAAGATTTGATCTGAGTGATTTTGATCAATTTGTGGAAAATATCCCCTTCCCAGAAACCAAGGGCTATGTGGAAACAGTATTCGGCAACTACTGGAATTATGTCAATCTTTATCAACCAGAAGCAGAAAATTCTGGGTTAATCAATTTTGGCGGGGAAGGTTAATTAACCTCAATTTGGGATAATAGTCGTCAATATGGTAGGGGAAGTACCATGCTACGTCCGTACAGGTTGCAGGTTGCTCAAGTTATTTAATAGTGGGAAGTCCCCCAGAATTGGGGGATTTAGGGGGCTAGTAAGAATTTAGGGGCAAAACAACAATTAATTGTCAATTTTTAATTGATAATTTCGAGATGCTAAACGGGCTTTTCCTGACGATGCCCACTGTTCGAGAAAGGCAATCTGTTCTCGAGCGGTACGGGCTAGGGGTATAATTTGACTGGCTGCCATGAGAATATCATCGGTGGAAAAGTCTCGGTTTTGGCTAAATCCGAGGTGCATGGCCTCGATGATGGTTTGCTCGATTTCTGCCCCAGAAAATTCGGGGGTTTCGTAGGCAAGTCTTTTCAGGTCAAACTTTTCGAGGTTATGGGGGCGTAGTCGGTTGAGATGGACAGAAAAAATCGCTTCTCTTTCATCTTGACTGGGTAAACCCACAAAGAAAATTTCGTCAAAGCGTCCTTTACGTAATATTTCAGCAGGTAAATTTTGGATATTGTTGGCGGTAGCTACCACAAAAACAGGGCTTTTTTTCTCTGCTAACCAAGTGATAAATGTGCCAAATACTCGGCTGGTGGTGCCTGAGTCGCCCCTACCATCAGCCCCAGAAAATCCTTTGTCGATTTCATCAATCCAGAGAATACAGGGAGAAAGGGCTTCGGCAAGGTTGATCATTTGTCTGGTACGTGATTCAGATTCCCCTACCAAACCGCCAAAAAGTCTACCCACATCCAACCGAAGCAGGGGTAAATGCCAGTGATGGGCGATCGCCTTTGCGGTGAGAGATTTTCCTGTGCCTTGAATACCAACGAGCAGAAGCCCCCGAGGATAGGGCAATCCGTAAGCCCTAGCAGACTCGGAAAAAGATCCTCCCCTTCTCAATAACCACTCTTTGAGATTATCTAAACCACCAATATCCGATATTTGTTCTTGGGCAGGGTAGTAGTCGAGGATTTGTGTTTGTCGTATGGACTGTTTTTTTTCTTCCAAGATGAGTTCTACGTCTTCGGTTTCTAATTTACCATTTTGGGCGATCGCCCTTGTCAGCACCCTTCTAATGCGTTCTAAGGACAATCCTTGGGCGGCTCTAACTAATTCGGTCAAAAGTTCATCATCCAAGGATTGCCCCACCATCAAGCGTTCAATCTCTTCTTTGATTTCTGTGGCTTGAGGTAAAGGAAAGTCAACCACCGTAAACACTTCCCTTAGTTCGGCGGGGAGATTGACTTCATCGGCAATGATGACAATATTTTTCGGTTGAGCTTTCAGTTTTCGAGCAAGGTTACGTAGTTTGCGGGAGATGGATATGTCTTCTAAAAATCTTTGAAAGTCTCGCAAAATAAACACTCCCCCCGTATTAGAAGGTAATTTTTCCAAAAATTCCAGCGCTTGGAGGGGGTTACGTTTGCCAAAATTGGTATTATTCGGATTATCTTGATAACCGTCTACAAAATCCCAGATATAAGTATGACGATTGCCCATGGTTTCGGTGATAGATGCGATCGCCTTTTCCACCCTCTCCTCCTCACTACTAGAAATATAAATCAGGGGATAACAAGCTCTTAATAATAGGGAAAATTCTCGGTTAAATTCTTTCATTCCAAATTTTTGCCAATGTTTGGACTAGATATTATTTTCACTTCTTTTAATTTATCATGGTTGAAACAATTGAGAATTAATGGTCGTGTGGCTAATTGAGATCAAGAACTAGGAAATGTACATAATCTAATTCTGCTAGTATTCTATTAATAATTGGATTCTTTTCTGAGTCTCTTATCTGCTTATTTTTCTATTTAACTAATCATGGCAATAAAAAGATCATCATCTCAGGACAAAAAACAAAGATTACCCCTACAGCGTAAAAATAAATACAAAAATCCTGTCTCTGAAGATAGTCAAATTTTATTGCCACAGGAAATAAGCGAAGACGTTTCACAAAATGAAGACAAAATAAGACCACAAAAATTAGATGATTATATCGGACAAAAAGATTTAAAAGGAGTCCTGAATATTGCCATCGCAGCGGCAAAACAAAGACAAGAATCCCTCGATCATATTCTCTTCTATGGCCCTCCCGGATTAGGAAAAACAACCATGTCCCTCATTTTAGCCTCCGAGATGGGCGTTAATTGTAAAATTACCGCCGCCCCTGCCCTTGAGCGCCCGAGGGATATTATTGGTTTATTGGTTTCCTTACAGGCAGGGGATATTTTATTTATCGATGAAATTCATCGTCTCAATCGAGTTACAGAGGAACTTTTGTATCCTGCCATGGAAGATAAAAGATTGGATATAACCATCGGTAAAGGACAATCTGCCAAGATTCGTAGTATTCCCCTACAATCCTTTACCCTCATCGGTGCTACTACCAAAATAGGCTCCCTAACCTCCCCTCTGCGTGATCGTTTTGGTTTAATTCAAAGGTTACAATTTTATCAACTAGATGAATTGACGGAAATTGTCAAAAGGTCAGCGCAAATATTTAATGTTAATATCGACTCGCAAGGTGCCGAAGAAATCGCCCGTCGCTCCAGAGGTACTCCCCGAATTACTAATCGTCTTTTGCGTCGAGTCAGGGATTTTGCCCAAGTGAAAGGGGTTGAACAAATCGACCAAACCATTGCCAGTGAAGCCCTTGACCTTCATAATGTTGATCGCCTCGGCTTAGATTGGACAGACAGACTGGTATTATCTACGATCATAGAACAGTTTAACGGCGGCCCTGTGGGGCTAGATGCCATCGCCTCTGCCACAGGAGAAGATGCCAAAACCATCGAAGAAGTATACGAACCCTATCTTTTGCAAATCGGTTTTATCAATCGCACCCATAGAGGCAGAATTGCCACCGAAAAAGCCCAAGAACATTTATTAGGTTAAAATATTCGGAAAACTATCCTTCCAAAATATCGGTTTTCACTACCCTAAATAGGGTGGATAATTGTCAGAATATAAAGTGAAGAACAACTTATAAATAACGATTGCTGGAGGATTGAATATATGTCTTTAGTTCGTTTTTATCCCCTATCCGAAGTCAATGGTTTACACCGTCAAATGAATCGTTTATTTGACGAGTTGAGCAGTGGCTGGGAACACTTACCCACAGTGGGAAATATACCTTTAGAGTTGTTAGACAATGGAGATAATCTTATCTTAAAAGCAGTTATTCCCGGTATAAACAAGGATGATATTGATATTAGCGTTAGTCGTCAAAGCCTAAAAATTTCGGGAGAATATCATCAAGAAGCTGAAGAAAAAGAAAATAATTATTATATTTCTGAATTTCATTATGGTAAATTTGAACGCACTGTTAATTTACCTGTAGCGATTAAAAATGCGGAAGTTACTGCTGAATATAATGATGGTATTTTAACTTTAACTTTACCTAAAGTTGAGGAGGTAAAAACTAAAGTTGTTAAAGTTAGTTTAAATCCTGCACAAACTACTGCTTAAACCATCGATAGTTTACTTTGTTTTGGCTGGGTACTTTTACCCCCGATTCTATGATTAATCATTTCTTAAGGGCGATCGCATTTAGGTTGCCCTTTTTACTATGTCTTTATCACAAATACTCAATACAAAACAAATTATTGTTATAACAAATATGCTAAAATTGTCGAAATAAAAACTCAAAAAATATATGTCTATTAAATATAACTTAGTCCTAGGAGCAACTCAGGGCATAGGCTTAGGTTTCGTGCAACAATTAATTAAAGAAAACAAAGAACAAGTAATATACGCAGTATATAGAAATAAAAATACAGCAGAAAATCTATTTAAATTACAAAAAGAATATCCCCATCATATTCGTTGTTTACAAGGAGATATTACCCAAGAAAAAGACATTATCAATATAATCGAAAATATAAAATTAGAAACCAATCAACTCCATGTAGTTATCAACTGCGTCGGAATTTTACACGAGGGAGACATTGAACCCGAAAAAAGTCTCAAACATATCAATCCCGATAAATTACTACATTATTTTCAGGTTAACGCCATTCCTACTGTCCTATTAGCCAAACATTTACTACCTTTACTAAAACATTCTCAACCTAGCATTTTCGCCTCAATATCGGCGAAGGTAGGCAGTATAGAAGACAATTATTTAGGGGGTTGGTATGGCTATCGTGCCTCCAAATCTGCCCTCAATATGTTCTTGAAAAATATTGCGATCGAATATAATCGAGTCAGTAAAAAAACTATTGTTGTGGCTCTCCATCCCGGTACCACCAACACTAAACTATCAAAACCATTTCAAGGCAATGTATCCCCAGAAAAATTATTTTCCGTTGAGCGTTGCACCTCTCAATTATTATCAATAATAAACCGTCTCACTAAAGATGATCACGGTAAATTTTTCTCATGGGATGGCTCTATTTTGCCATGGTAAAAATTTTAAATTTTTTCTGCCACCAAATCAAAAAGCCCGTCAAAGCTAAACTAACCAAAATTAGTCCGAAAACTAAATAAATAATCATACTGAATATCCCCAAAAAAATTCCATAGTGAAAAACATCAGACCATGAGCGAAAACGCTTATAAAAAGACTGTTCAGAAAGTTTATTGATAGTTAATAACTCACCAGTTTTACTATGAAAAGAAATATAACTTTTTCCCCTTGGGTTAATTTCATAGGCTTGTTTGAAACGTAATTCAACAGTATCTTTTTTGGGAATAAATTTAACTTCGGTAAAGTTAGATTCGCCTGTAATATTTTGAGCGTTTTTTAAAATTATATCTAAGGATAATTCATCATTAATATTATTATTTAAAGAATTATCAACATTAATAGTAGAGTCATTTATAGGTGAAAAAAAGATCTTTTTTATGGGTTGGTCTAATGCTAATATGGATCCCGTAATAGCCATGTTAATGGCTAAAAGAAAAGAAAAAATACCAATCACTTGATGTAAATCATAATTAATAATTTTTGGTTTTGATGACCAGCGCACCTTAAAACCAAGATTAATTTTCTTCCATCCTTTCCAGAGATATAAGCCTGTCATAGCAAGAATAAATAAACTAATTCCCGATAAACCAAGGAGTATTTTACCTATATTTCCTCCTAATAACTCCGTATGAATTTTATGTAAAAAGGGATCGTAAGTATTGTTTCTTGGATAAATACTTAATACTTTATTATCATAGGCATCTATATAAATTTCTTGTCTGACCTGTTCGGGGGTATTAACTATTAAACGAAAAGGATCATCTGCTTCGTTAGGAAAAACAATTTTGCTCAGTTCAAGATCAGGATAATTAGTATTTAATAGTTGAGTTACTTTATCTAATGAATAGGATGTATCAGAAAAATTTACCTGATTAATTTGATTATAAATAATAGGAGTTATTTCCCTAGTCCATACCAAATAACTACCCGTCAAGCCTATTATGATAATAATAAAAGCTACTGTCAAACCAATCATTTGATGAATTTTTAGAAAAATTTTTCTCATCTTATTTAAACAACTAATTTATTTAAAAGGTTGTCCCCAATGTTGCCATGATTCTTTGTTAAAGGGCGATCGCCACTTAAGAATCAAATCCCGTTCTAACCGTTGCCTAATATGACGCTCAGGGGAAATTCCCCACCAAAAAGCCGATCGCACCGTAGTAGTAACTTTATACTGACGATGAAGTTCAATATATCTTTGAATATAACTTTTACAATCATGATTTAACCATCTTTGATAGGGTGATAATTTGGTTTCCCCCACATAAAGTAATAAAGGTAATTCTGTATCTAAAATAAAATATAAACAGCTTTCACTCTCATTATATTTAGGTAAATTATAAAATTGATCTGTATGGGTAGGGATGGAAAAAGGATCAAAACTATCTGTATCCCAAGTAATATTATTTTCAGATGTTAATAAATTAGTTTGTTTTACCTGCTTCTTTTTCGCTTCCTGTTGATAATTATAAATTCTTTTTTTCCAACTTTGTAAATACTCCCCACTCATCTTATATTCAGCTTTTAAAGATGGTTTTTTAAACTGATAAGTGGCAGAAGGTTCAAATAAACTTAGTTGTTGATTTTTATTAGTTTTGTATTCCATAAATAACGGTGGACAATTGACAATTGACCATTGACAATTAATTTTTTTATGTTGTTGATTATTAAAGTCCCCCAAAATTGGCGAATTTAGGTGGCAAAAAATTCCTCGTAGTTGATATTAATTCTCTCCTCTTGCTGATAAGTTAGAAACAGGCGAGAGTTAGGGGATAAAATGGGGAATATCGATAAAAACTAAAATTTTTACTCTCCATTCAAAAAAAATATCAAGCCCCGAATATAATATGACAAAATCAAAAGATGTTCAAATTACCCCGATCGCCCTTAATACAAGAGTATTTCGTTCTCGTACTTGGGACAGACTCAAATTCGAGGTAGAATACGGCTTAAACCGAGGCACAACCGCCAACTCTTTTGTCATCGAAGGAGAAAAAATCGCCCTTTTTGATCCCCCAGGGGAATCCTTTACTGACATTTTTTTGGATGCCCTAGAGCAAAGAGTTGACCTAAAAAAAATTGACTACCTCATTTTAGGGCATATCAACCCCAATCGGGCAGTAACCATCAATACCCTGTTGCAAAAAGCCCCCCAAATTACCATCATCATCTCTAACACGGGAGCAAAATCTTTACAAACTATTTTTAACAATAACTATCAAGAAACCCTGCAAAAAAATCCCCTCAATATTGAAGCCGTCAAAAATGACTTACAGTTGGATCTCGGCAAAGGGCATTTGCTCGAATTTATCACCACCCCCAACCCCCGTTATCCCGATCAACTTTTAACCTACGATAATCAGACCAAAGTATTTTACACCGATAAACTATTTTCTGCCCATGTGTGCGGTGACCAAATTTTGGACGAGGGTTGGATTATCTACCAAGAAGACAGAAGACATTATTTCGATTGTGTCATGGCGCCCTATGCCACCCAGGTTAGTAAAGCCATTGAGAAGGTGAAGGAAAAAGAATCCTTTATCTATGCCACCAACCATGGCCCCTTGGTGCGTTATGGTTTGACGGAGTTAACGGGGTTATATCAACAGTGGTTAGAAACCCAGAAAAATCAAACCCTCAATGTGGCGCTGGTTTATGCCTCTGCCTATGGTAACACTGCTACCCTCGCAGGGGCGATCGCCCGTGGCATTACCAAAGCAGGGGTAAGGGTGGAATCCATTAACGCTGAATTTGCAGGGAGTGAGGAAATAAAAATCGCCATACAGGGCTGTGATGGCTTCATATTTGGCTCTCCCACCCTCGGCGGTCATGCCCCTACCCAAATCCAAAGCGCCCTAGGAATCGCCCTTGCCAACGCCGATAAGAATAAATTAGTGGGGGCATTTGGTTCGTTCGGTTGGAGTGGAGAAGCCATCGATTTATTGGAAAATAAATTTAAGGATGGGGGTTATCGTTTTGGTTTTGATACCATCCGAGTCAAGTTTAAGCCCACAGAAGCAGTGTTAAAAACCTGTGAGGAAGCGGGAACAGATTTCGCCCAAGCTCTCAAAAAACGTAAGAAAGCCCTTAAATCTAAGGAATCCGCCGCCGCCAATTCCCTCACAGCCAGAACCGAACAGGCTTTGGGGCGTTTGGTGGGTTCTTTATGTATTGCTACCACCCAAAGGGATGAAATCAAGGGCGCCATGGTAGCTTCTTGGGTATCTCAGGCTACTTTTAACCCCCCCGGTTTAACCATTGCTGTGGCAAAGGAAAGGGCCAT
The sequence above is a segment of the Cyanobacterium stanieri PCC 7202 genome. Coding sequences within it:
- a CDS encoding hypothetical protein (KEGG: syp:SYNPCC7002_A1946 hypothetical protein~SPTR: Putative uncharacterized protein), encoding MEYKTNKNQQLSLFEPSATYQFKKPSLKAEYKMSGEYLQSWKKRIYNYQQEAKKKQVKQTNLLTSENNITWDTDSFDPFSIPTHTDQFYNLPKYNESESCLYFILDTELPLLLYVGETKLSPYQRWLNHDCKSYIQRYIELHRQYKVTTTVRSAFWWGISPERHIRQRLERDLILKWRSPFNKESWQHWGQPFK
- a CDS encoding Propeptide PepSY amd peptidase M4 (COGs: COG3182 Uncharacterized iron-regulated membrane protein~InterPro IPR005075~KEGG: npu:Npun_F3453 peptidase~PFAM: Propeptide PepSY amd peptidase M4~SPTR: Propeptide, PepSY amd peptidase M4;~manually curated), producing the protein MRKIFLKIHQMIGLTVAFIIIIIGLTGSYLVWTREITPIIYNQINQVNFSDTSYSLDKVTQLLNTNYPDLELSKIVFPNEADDPFRLIVNTPEQVRQEIYIDAYDNKVLSIYPRNNTYDPFLHKIHTELLGGNIGKILLGLSGISLFILAMTGLYLWKGWKKINLGFKVRWSSKPKIINYDLHQVIGIFSFLLAINMAITGSILALDQPIKKIFFSPINDSTINVDNSLNNNINDELSLDIILKNAQNITGESNFTEVKFIPKKDTVELRFKQAYEINPRGKSYISFHSKTGELLTINKLSEQSFYKRFRSWSDVFHYGIFLGIFSMIIYLVFGLILVSLALTGFLIWWQKKFKIFTMAK
- a CDS encoding flavin reductase domain protein FMN-binding protein (PFAM: Flavodoxin; Metallo-beta-lactamase superfamily; Flavin reductase like domain~COGs: COG0426 flavoprotein~InterPro IPR008254:IPR002563:IPR001226~KEGG: cyh:Cyan8802_0834 flavin reductase domain protein FMN-binding~PFAM: flavin reductase domain protein FMN-binding; flavodoxin/nitric oxide synthase~SPTR: Flavin reductase domain protein FMN-binding) translates to MTKSKDVQITPIALNTRVFRSRTWDRLKFEVEYGLNRGTTANSFVIEGEKIALFDPPGESFTDIFLDALEQRVDLKKIDYLILGHINPNRAVTINTLLQKAPQITIIISNTGAKSLQTIFNNNYQETLQKNPLNIEAVKNDLQLDLGKGHLLEFITTPNPRYPDQLLTYDNQTKVFYTDKLFSAHVCGDQILDEGWIIYQEDRRHYFDCVMAPYATQVSKAIEKVKEKESFIYATNHGPLVRYGLTELTGLYQQWLETQKNQTLNVALVYASAYGNTATLAGAIARGITKAGVRVESINAEFAGSEEIKIAIQGCDGFIFGSPTLGGHAPTQIQSALGIALANADKNKLVGAFGSFGWSGEAIDLLENKFKDGGYRFGFDTIRVKFKPTEAVLKTCEEAGTDFAQALKKRKKALKSKESAAANSLTARTEQALGRLVGSLCIATTQRDEIKGAMVASWVSQATFNPPGLTIAVAKERAIESLLPIGSSFALNILEEGRHIELMKHFLKPFAPGEDRFVNIDHDVADNGSPVLNNALAYVECEVKNRLECGDHWVLYAIAKAGKLLKDDGITAVHHRKSGTHY